TTGAATTTACTTGAGAATAGAGACATTCAGACATCAAATACACTAAAATACCTTATTCACTATAATTTTCAACAGTTATGAAAAAAAAATTGGAAGCTGATTTAATTAGCATTGCACATCGAATTTTAAAACTTAAAAACAAATCCGATATCAATCAATTGTATCTTGAAACTCAGAAATTATACGAGAAATTAGCGGTATTAAAATTTGTCGAAGAGAACTTTGACGCCGCAAAACCAACAATTGGGCAAAGTGATATTGTTTCAGAATTAGAAACGATTTTTGATAAAGAAGAAGATATGGTTCCTGCCATAATTGAACTTGAAGCTCCAGCGGAAGAAAAAGTTATTGCACTTGAAGAATCTTATGAAACTGAAATTTCAGAAGAACAACCAGCAGAAATTGTTGAGGCTCCTGAACCGCTCATTGAAACAGAAGAGCCAGTAATCGAAGAAACTGTTGAACCAATTTCTGCAGAAATTGAAACACCAATTATTGCGGAAACTGCAGAACCAGTTTCTGAAAAAGTAATTGAACCAGAAATTGAGATCGAAGAAACTAAAAATCCTGTTGAAGAACTTTCGTTTACGACTGTGAATGAATTAAACCCAATTCCAGATTTTAAACCTGCTTTCGAATTAGAAACAGAGGCAATAAAAGAAGAGATTAAGGAAGAAATCAAAGAAGAGCCAAAAGCTGAGACCCCTGCGCAGCCAACAATTTTATTTGAAGATTTTGGCATTAATTACGCCGATGCACAATTTGTAAAAGTAGATAGCTTTGAAGCTGTTTCTCCAGTTAAGACTCCTTCAATTAGCGATTTTAAAGAAGAAAAGAAGGAAGAGAAAAAAGTGGAAACAGCTATTCTAGAAACTCCTGTACAGCCAAAATCGGTAAGCTTAAATGAGAAGTTGGCAAGAGGTTTTCATATTGATTTGAATGACAGAATTGCTTTTACTAAAAATCTTTTTGGAAATAGCACAGAAGATTACAGCCGTGTTTTAAACCAATTAATGACTTTTGATTCTTATAGCGAAGCAAAAGAGTTTATCGAAAACATGGTAAAACCAGATTATAATAATTGGGAAGGAAAAGACGATTACGCAGAGCGTTTTATGGGAATTATCGAGAAAAAATTTTCTTAAAGACATTTTCCCATCTCACATTTTACATTTCACGAATAAAAAACTATGTCAAAATTATATATCGTTCCAACGCCAATTGGCAATCTTGAAGACATGACTTTTAGAGCCATTCGGGTTTTGAAAGAAGTCGATTTGATTTTGGCGGAAGATACAAGAACAAGCGGCAAACTCTTGAAGCATTTTGAAATTGGCACGCACATGCACAGCCATCATATGCACAACGAACACAAAACAACCGAAAACTTAATTGCACGTTTGAAAGCTGGCGAAACTATCGCTTTAATTTCAGACGCAGGAACTCCGGCAATTTCAGATCCCGGATTTTTATTGACTCGCGCTTGTGTCGAAAATAAAATTGAAGTGGAATGTCTTCCTGGCGCAACTGCTTTTGTTCCCGCGCTTGTAAATAGTGGGCTTCCAAATGACAAATTTGTTTTTGAAGGATTTCTGCCTGATAAAAAAGGGCGTCAAACTCGTTTTTTGGCTTTGGCCGAAGAAACCCGAACAATGATTTTATACGTTTCGCCACATAAACTCGTTAAAACGTTAGCCGAATTTATACAATATTTTGGAGAAGACAGACAAGTTTGCGTTTCGCGAGAATTATCAAAAATGCACGAAGAAAATGTTCGCGGAACCGCAAAAGAAGTTTTAGCACATTTTGAAAAAACAGCACCACGCGGCGAAATTGTCGTAGTCGTTGCCGGAAAAACAATAACAAAAGAACCTAAGAAAAGTAAGTTTTCTAAGGATGAAGAAGA
The Flavobacterium humidisoli DNA segment above includes these coding regions:
- the rsmI gene encoding 16S rRNA (cytidine(1402)-2'-O)-methyltransferase; its protein translation is MSKLYIVPTPIGNLEDMTFRAIRVLKEVDLILAEDTRTSGKLLKHFEIGTHMHSHHMHNEHKTTENLIARLKAGETIALISDAGTPAISDPGFLLTRACVENKIEVECLPGATAFVPALVNSGLPNDKFVFEGFLPDKKGRQTRFLALAEETRTMILYVSPHKLVKTLAEFIQYFGEDRQVCVSRELSKMHEENVRGTAKEVLAHFEKTAPRGEIVVVVAGKTITKEPKKSKFSKDEEE